From Deltaproteobacteria bacterium, a single genomic window includes:
- a CDS encoding CoA transferase, whose product MDAAGPQALEHVKVLELAGCEGEYCGKLLADLGADVIKVEPPQGSPCRREPPFVNDQRGPERSLHFLYFNANKRGITADLDTAQGRERVLRLAQNVDVLIESAPPGSLSEIGLGYDDLRRINSRLIYTSITGFGQSGPYRDYRANNLVAFAMGGLMYVSGKPMAPPVNAPGQQAHLVGAAHAAMAILIALWHVRHGGQGQHLDVSMFDCLAAMENLISRSANVGGHPRREGSQHRFATPGTIYRCRDGFVHMFVTNSQVGSWERFLDWLGKPEALAGAEFKDSVYRRKHVAVVDRVVGEFVRDLPKQTVFEALQARHIPCAPVNTPLDFVRDEHVRARGFVIGAVHPQHGRMEFPGPAFKIDSWRLRKHAPAIGEDNEAILGRMHLKESAPAHFQNALVTMLSPSALPLSGIRIADFTHMVAGPYGTMQLAYFGAEVIKVESTVRPDLWRIREGNKDVEASLPFADHNKNKLSVTLNLKSAEGRELARRLIARSDVVVENFSAGVMERFGLAYDDLKAIKPNIIMIRLQGLGSSGPRKDYVSWGPSLMPFAGVSHLWNHPDDGAPVGSQTSYPDYIVSIHMAYVLLAALHQRQNTGTGQLIDIAQSEVTASLIGPALLDALVHQRVPQPLGNRSETSAPHGCYPCLGDDEWCVISVADDDEWTRFCRATDNEALRRDGRFVTVSLRVTNRDALDVLISSWTRARGAQEVMEILQRAGVKAGRVSNGTMLAKDAHLRARGSIIEQEHPRQGRLTLPGVVVKFSQTPGELRRHAPLLGQDNDYVLQELLGLSAEEIRRLREAGAF is encoded by the coding sequence ATGGATGCCGCGGGACCGCAAGCTTTGGAGCACGTCAAAGTCTTGGAACTTGCCGGCTGTGAAGGCGAGTACTGCGGCAAACTGCTCGCCGATCTGGGCGCCGATGTGATCAAAGTCGAGCCGCCGCAGGGGAGCCCGTGCCGGCGCGAGCCGCCGTTCGTTAACGATCAGCGCGGGCCGGAGCGGAGCCTGCACTTTCTCTACTTTAACGCTAATAAGCGCGGCATCACGGCCGATCTCGACACCGCACAAGGCCGCGAGAGGGTTCTCCGGCTGGCGCAAAACGTCGATGTGCTGATCGAAAGCGCACCGCCCGGAAGTCTGTCGGAAATCGGTCTGGGCTACGACGATCTTCGGCGCATCAACTCACGACTCATCTACACATCGATCACCGGCTTCGGTCAAAGCGGCCCTTATCGCGACTATCGCGCCAACAATCTGGTCGCCTTCGCCATGGGTGGGCTCATGTACGTGAGCGGCAAGCCCATGGCACCGCCGGTCAACGCACCGGGGCAACAAGCACATCTTGTCGGTGCGGCGCACGCGGCGATGGCGATCCTGATCGCGCTTTGGCATGTCCGCCACGGCGGCCAGGGGCAGCATCTCGATGTTTCGATGTTCGACTGTCTTGCGGCCATGGAAAATCTCATCTCGCGCTCAGCCAATGTCGGCGGCCATCCGCGCCGCGAGGGCAGTCAGCACCGCTTCGCCACGCCGGGGACGATCTATCGCTGCCGGGATGGCTTCGTCCATATGTTCGTGACCAACTCACAGGTGGGCAGCTGGGAGCGCTTTCTCGATTGGCTGGGAAAGCCAGAGGCGCTTGCCGGCGCAGAGTTCAAAGACTCGGTCTATCGGCGCAAACATGTCGCGGTGGTCGACCGCGTGGTCGGCGAGTTCGTCAGAGATCTGCCCAAGCAAACTGTCTTCGAGGCGTTGCAAGCGCGCCACATCCCGTGCGCGCCGGTGAACACGCCGCTGGATTTCGTGCGCGATGAGCATGTTCGCGCGCGCGGTTTCGTTATCGGCGCGGTTCATCCACAACATGGGCGCATGGAATTTCCGGGGCCGGCCTTCAAGATCGATTCCTGGCGCCTACGCAAACACGCACCGGCAATTGGCGAGGACAATGAGGCGATCTTGGGGCGCATGCACTTGAAAGAATCGGCACCCGCCCATTTCCAGAATGCACTGGTGACAATGTTGTCGCCGAGTGCGCTGCCGCTGAGTGGCATTCGCATCGCCGACTTCACCCACATGGTCGCTGGCCCCTACGGCACCATGCAGCTGGCTTACTTCGGTGCCGAGGTCATCAAAGTCGAGTCGACGGTGCGGCCCGACCTGTGGCGCATTCGCGAGGGCAACAAAGACGTCGAAGCGTCGCTGCCGTTCGCCGACCACAACAAGAACAAGCTCTCGGTGACGCTGAATCTCAAAAGCGCAGAAGGCAGAGAGCTGGCGCGCCGTTTGATCGCGCGCAGCGACGTGGTGGTGGAAAATTTCAGCGCCGGCGTGATGGAGCGCTTTGGTTTGGCCTACGATGATTTGAAGGCGATCAAACCCAACATCATCATGATCCGCCTGCAAGGCTTGGGCAGCAGCGGGCCGCGCAAGGACTACGTCAGTTGGGGGCCCAGCCTGATGCCATTTGCCGGCGTGTCGCATCTTTGGAACCACCCCGACGATGGCGCGCCGGTGGGCTCGCAAACATCTTATCCCGACTACATTGTGTCGATTCACATGGCCTACGTCCTGCTTGCGGCGCTGCATCAGCGGCAGAACACCGGCACCGGCCAGCTCATCGATATCGCCCAAAGCGAAGTCACCGCTTCGCTGATCGGCCCGGCGCTGCTCGATGCCTTGGTGCATCAGCGCGTGCCGCAGCCGCTCGGCAATCGCAGCGAGACGAGCGCACCCCATGGCTGCTACCCGTGCCTAGGCGATGATGAGTGGTGCGTGATCTCAGTCGCTGACGACGACGAATGGACGCGCTTCTGTCGCGCGACAGATAACGAAGCGCTGCGGCGCGATGGGCGGTTCGTGACGGTGTCGCTGCGCGTTACCAACCGCGACGCGTTGGATGTGCTGATCTCAAGCTGGACACGAGCCCGCGGCGCTCAAGAAGTCATGGAGATATTGCAACGAGCGGGAGTAAAAGCCGGCCGCGTGTCCAATGGCACCATGCTCGCCAAGGACGCCCATCTTCGGGCGCGCGGCTCGATCATCGAGCAAGAGCATCCGCGCCAGGGTCGCTTAACGCTCCCCGGCGTCGTCGTGAAGTTTTCGCAAACCCCGGGCGAGCTACGGCGCCATGCGCCTTTGCTCGGTCAGGACAATGATTACGTCCTGCAAGAGCTCTTGGGTTTGTCGGCGGAGGAAATCCGCCGGCTGCGCGAGGCGGGAGCTTTTTGA
- a CDS encoding zinc-binding dehydrogenase, protein MPKLWLETGDAPRGSRSSDDPSSDHVFSKEDTKYTKVRKESFRTSCRFAIFVVKNKGSAMKAAFINNPGDPDALVYGDLPEPEIGAEDLLVKVRATSLNRRDVFAREASHGVKPSLPYIPGLEVAGEVARVGARVNNFKIGDAVIARSRTGAYAEYTRVPALDAYPKPEWMSFEEAACILVAFSSAWNMLIRRAGLQPGEDLLVMAAGSGIGSAALQIGKLAGARVITTASTNDKLAKAKEWGADDGINYREFPQFSKKVRELTRGEGVHVLFEHIGAPVWKECFASLRNGGRFVNSGVTAGHWVELHLGQLWTRELSLLGTRMRPREDMPTIMKLVNARKLRGVVSQVFALAEAAQAHQVMERSEFFGKIVLVP, encoded by the coding sequence ATGCCAAAGTTGTGGCTTGAGACCGGTGACGCTCCGAGGGGGTCCCGGTCAAGCGATGATCCAAGCTCCGACCACGTCTTTTCGAAGGAGGACACGAAGTACACGAAGGTAAGAAAAGAGTCTTTCCGAACTTCGTGTCGCTTCGCGATCTTCGTGGTGAAAAATAAAGGAAGCGCCATGAAAGCTGCGTTTATTAACAATCCCGGCGATCCCGACGCGCTGGTTTACGGCGATCTGCCGGAGCCGGAGATCGGCGCCGAAGATTTGCTTGTTAAAGTGCGGGCGACCTCGCTCAATCGCCGCGATGTGTTCGCCCGGGAGGCCTCGCATGGCGTCAAGCCTTCGCTGCCCTATATTCCTGGCTTGGAAGTGGCGGGTGAGGTGGCGCGCGTCGGTGCGCGGGTAAACAATTTCAAAATCGGTGACGCGGTCATCGCGCGCTCGCGTACCGGCGCCTATGCCGAGTACACGCGCGTGCCGGCGTTGGACGCTTACCCGAAACCCGAGTGGATGTCCTTCGAAGAGGCGGCCTGCATTCTGGTTGCGTTCTCCAGCGCCTGGAACATGCTGATTCGCCGCGCCGGGCTGCAGCCCGGCGAAGACTTGTTGGTCATGGCCGCCGGCAGCGGCATCGGCAGCGCTGCTTTGCAAATCGGCAAGCTCGCCGGCGCGCGCGTCATTACGACGGCGAGCACCAATGACAAATTGGCCAAGGCGAAAGAGTGGGGCGCCGACGATGGCATCAACTACCGGGAGTTCCCGCAGTTCAGCAAAAAAGTTCGCGAACTAACCCGCGGTGAGGGCGTGCATGTGCTCTTCGAACACATCGGCGCGCCGGTCTGGAAGGAATGTTTCGCCAGCCTGCGCAATGGCGGCCGCTTTGTTAACTCAGGCGTTACGGCCGGCCATTGGGTCGAGCTGCACCTCGGTCAGCTTTGGACTCGGGAACTGTCGCTGCTTGGCACTCGCATGCGCCCGCGTGAAGACATGCCGACGATCATGAAGCTCGTCAACGCTCGCAAGCTGCGCGGCGTGGTGTCGCAGGTGTTTGCCCTCGCCGAGGCGGCGCAGGCCCACCAGGTGATGGAACGGAGCGAGTTCTTCGGCAAGATTGTTCTGGTGCCGTGA
- a CDS encoding branched-chain amino acid ABC transporter permease: MALEILPQVLVDGLVLGFMYALIALGYTMVYGVLEFINFAHSEIFVLGAFVGVEILFMLESSGNLTVLHPAFVLALIVMAAMAISGLAAMALERVAYRPLMGGPRLVALISAIGASFLLQDGLRLFESLWRNTFYLTYPTMAALDRAVPLSANLTVPVKSLLVIGTALAMLVGLYLFVNRTRMGAAIRAVAQDPDTASLMGVPVKRVIALTFFVGGAMGGLAGVLFGLHYSLVNPYSGFFPGLKAFTAAVLGGIGNIPGAMLGGLLLGTLEALAASYLSIFTDGAFGAEYKDVVAFVVLILILIFRPKGLLGEKVREERA; this comes from the coding sequence ATCGCGCTCGAAATTCTCCCCCAAGTCTTGGTGGATGGTTTGGTGCTGGGCTTCATGTACGCCCTGATCGCGCTGGGGTACACCATGGTCTACGGCGTGCTCGAGTTTATCAATTTCGCCCATAGTGAGATCTTTGTGCTCGGCGCGTTTGTCGGCGTCGAGATTCTTTTCATGCTGGAAAGCTCGGGGAACTTGACGGTTTTACACCCGGCGTTTGTGCTGGCTCTGATTGTGATGGCGGCCATGGCGATCAGCGGCTTGGCCGCGATGGCACTTGAACGGGTCGCTTACCGGCCGCTCATGGGCGGGCCTCGTCTGGTGGCGCTGATCTCGGCGATTGGCGCGTCGTTTTTATTGCAGGACGGGCTGCGCTTGTTCGAGAGCTTGTGGCGCAACACTTTCTACTTGACCTATCCCACCATGGCGGCGCTCGACCGCGCGGTGCCGCTGTCGGCCAATCTCACCGTGCCGGTGAAATCGCTTTTGGTCATCGGCACGGCGCTGGCGATGCTGGTCGGGCTGTATCTCTTCGTCAATCGCACGCGCATGGGCGCGGCGATCCGCGCCGTGGCGCAGGACCCCGATACCGCGTCGCTGATGGGCGTGCCGGTCAAGCGCGTGATCGCGCTGACGTTCTTCGTCGGTGGCGCCATGGGCGGTCTCGCCGGTGTCTTATTCGGACTTCATTATAGTTTGGTCAACCCTTACAGCGGTTTCTTCCCGGGGTTGAAAGCATTTACGGCCGCTGTGCTGGGCGGCATCGGCAATATTCCCGGCGCCATGTTGGGCGGGCTGCTGCTTGGCACGCTCGAAGCGTTGGCGGCGTCTTACCTGTCGATCTTCACCGACGGGGCGTTTGGCGCAGAATATAAAGACGTCGTCGCTTTCGTCGTGTTGATTCTGATTCTGATCTTTCGCCCCAAGGGGCTGCTCGGCGAAAAAGTGCGGGAGGAGCGCGCGTGA
- a CDS encoding branched-chain amino acid ABC transporter permease translates to MPALGVVNPYYLEIAVQVGIYVALALGLNIVVGFVGLLNLGFVAFFAIGAYLWAIFGSPQANQFIAGGLFPLSAGWFFIFLLLSVVVGAATGVLLGLPVLRLRGDYLAVVTLGFAEVVRALVNNLDKPINLTNGPRGITPITKPPLFFQPLLDVLGIQVTPAQLYPLYFYFLVLALACVIVIVTRRLEESRIGRAWKAIREDEIAASAMGIPVVKMKLVGFAVGASFASAVGVLFAAKQVFINPESFTFMESIGVLAMVILGGMGSVPGAILGATGVTVLNLQLLKGLSLWLNGLRQSGAVLSIPLLGDFAWSQLPAQFEPAKYERMVFGLILIVMMIFRPQGFLPPQRKR, encoded by the coding sequence ATGCCGGCGTTGGGTGTGGTCAATCCCTACTACTTGGAAATCGCCGTGCAGGTGGGCATCTACGTCGCGCTGGCGTTGGGCTTGAACATCGTCGTCGGGTTCGTAGGCTTGCTCAATCTCGGCTTTGTCGCCTTCTTCGCCATCGGCGCTTATCTCTGGGCAATTTTCGGCTCGCCCCAGGCCAATCAATTTATCGCCGGCGGACTTTTTCCGCTGTCGGCTGGTTGGTTCTTTATTTTTCTTTTGCTCAGCGTGGTCGTCGGCGCCGCCACCGGCGTGCTGCTTGGCCTGCCGGTGCTACGTCTGCGCGGCGATTATCTCGCCGTGGTGACGCTGGGTTTTGCCGAAGTGGTGCGCGCGTTGGTCAACAACCTCGATAAGCCGATCAATCTCACCAACGGGCCGCGCGGCATCACGCCGATCACCAAACCGCCGCTGTTTTTTCAGCCATTGCTCGACGTTCTGGGAATCCAAGTCACGCCGGCGCAGCTTTATCCGCTCTATTTTTATTTTCTCGTGTTGGCGCTGGCATGCGTTATCGTCATCGTCACGCGCCGCCTCGAAGAGTCGCGCATCGGCCGCGCCTGGAAGGCGATTCGTGAAGACGAGATCGCCGCCTCGGCCATGGGGATTCCGGTGGTCAAGATGAAGCTCGTCGGCTTTGCCGTCGGTGCGTCGTTTGCTTCCGCCGTCGGTGTTTTGTTTGCCGCCAAGCAGGTGTTTATCAATCCCGAGAGCTTTACGTTCATGGAATCCATCGGCGTGCTCGCCATGGTCATCTTGGGCGGCATGGGCTCGGTGCCCGGCGCGATCCTCGGCGCCACCGGTGTGACCGTGTTGAACCTGCAGCTCTTAAAAGGTTTATCGTTGTGGCTGAACGGTTTGCGCCAGAGCGGCGCGGTGTTGTCGATTCCGCTGCTCGGCGACTTTGCCTGGAGCCAACTGCCGGCGCAATTCGAGCCGGCAAAGTATGAGCGCATGGTGTTCGGCTTGATCTTGATCGTCATGATGATCTTTCGGCCGCAGGGGTTCTTGCCGCCGCAGAGGAAGAGATGA
- a CDS encoding ABC transporter ATP-binding protein, whose amino-acid sequence MALLELTNISKRFGGLQALSRVNLAIEEGMIASLIGPNGAGKTTLFNTMTGLYIPDGGEIRFQSRSLIGLKPDKITSVGISRTFQNIRLFGHMTVLENILVGMHARLPTRFAEILLHTRGYLAREAEARRKAMALMELTGLSGREDEWAHQLSYGDQRRLEIARALAAEPRLLLLDEPTAGMNTTEAQSLMALFKELLARHVRAILLIEHNMRVVMGVSDNVHVLDYGEKIAEGVPEEVQKNPRVIEAYLGAWAEPPR is encoded by the coding sequence ATGGCACTTCTCGAACTGACGAACATTTCCAAGCGCTTTGGCGGCTTGCAGGCCTTGAGCCGCGTCAACCTCGCCATCGAGGAGGGGATGATCGCGTCGTTGATCGGCCCCAACGGCGCCGGCAAGACCACTTTATTCAACACCATGACCGGGCTTTACATTCCCGACGGCGGGGAGATTCGTTTCCAGAGTCGTTCGTTGATCGGTTTGAAGCCGGACAAGATCACCAGCGTCGGCATTAGCCGGACGTTTCAGAATATTCGCCTGTTCGGCCATATGACCGTACTGGAAAATATTCTGGTCGGTATGCATGCGCGCTTGCCGACCCGTTTTGCCGAAATACTGCTGCACACGCGCGGCTACCTGGCGCGCGAAGCGGAGGCGCGCCGCAAGGCCATGGCGCTGATGGAATTGACCGGTTTGAGCGGCCGCGAAGACGAATGGGCGCATCAGTTGTCCTACGGCGATCAGCGTCGCTTGGAAATCGCCCGTGCTCTAGCGGCGGAGCCTAGGCTGCTGCTGCTCGACGAGCCCACCGCCGGCATGAACACGACGGAAGCGCAGTCGTTGATGGCGCTATTTAAAGAATTGCTGGCGCGCCACGTGCGCGCGATTCTTTTGATCGAGCACAACATGCGCGTCGTCATGGGAGTTTCCGACAACGTGCATGTGCTCGACTACGGCGAAAAAATTGCCGAGGGCGTCCCCGAAGAAGTGCAGAAGAATCCCCGAGTCATTGAAGCCTACCTCGGCGCCTGGGCGGAGCCTCCTCGCTGA
- a CDS encoding ABC transporter ATP-binding protein, with the protein MLKVNNVHVYYDAIHALKGVSFAIEKGELVTLLGANGAGKTTTLKTLSGLLRPRAGSVELEERSLAGVEPHEIVRRGVAHVPEGRKVFPRFTVLENLQIGGYTRAKNSLGPELDFVFQMFPRLKERQKQYAGTLSGGEQQMLAIGRALMAKPRLLLLDEPSMGLAPKIVEQILENIKAINRAGVTVLLVEQNAAMALAISHRGYVLETGSVILEGTAAELAGNDLVRQAYLGG; encoded by the coding sequence ATGCTGAAAGTTAATAACGTCCACGTCTATTACGATGCGATTCACGCGCTCAAGGGTGTGTCCTTCGCCATCGAAAAAGGCGAGCTGGTCACATTGCTCGGCGCCAATGGCGCCGGCAAAACCACGACGTTGAAGACTTTGTCGGGATTGCTCCGGCCGCGCGCAGGCAGTGTCGAGCTCGAAGAGAGATCGTTGGCGGGGGTGGAGCCCCACGAAATCGTCCGGCGCGGCGTCGCGCATGTGCCGGAAGGTAGGAAAGTCTTTCCGAGATTTACGGTCTTGGAAAATTTGCAGATCGGCGGCTACACGCGGGCGAAAAATAGTCTTGGGCCGGAACTCGACTTTGTTTTCCAGATGTTTCCGCGTCTCAAAGAACGGCAGAAACAATACGCCGGCACACTGTCCGGCGGCGAGCAGCAGATGCTCGCCATCGGCCGGGCGCTAATGGCCAAGCCGCGGCTGCTGCTGCTCGACGAACCGTCCATGGGACTGGCACCAAAAATCGTCGAGCAGATCTTGGAGAACATCAAAGCCATCAATCGTGCCGGTGTGACGGTCTTATTGGTCGAGCAAAACGCCGCCATGGCGCTGGCAATCTCGCATCGCGGCTATGTCTTGGAAACCGGCTCGGTAATCCTGGAAGGGACGGCGGCGGAGTTGGCGGGCAATGATTTGGTGCGGCAAGCGTATCTCGGGGGCTAA
- a CDS encoding rhomboid family intramembrane serine protease, producing the protein MQYRTQQFSFGGGELTPAVKFLLIANVAVFVAQLVLPDWVISLFGLVPALVWDRAYLWQLFTYQFFHGGLSHILFNMLALWMFGGTLENRWGSEFFLKYYFVSVLGGGILNTLLLPGQVAPSIGASAGIYGLLMAFALIYPNQIIYFYFLFPMKMKHFVCIIGGIALYSAISSGQSGIAHLAHLGGMAFGYLYLRGGKGFNISEKIKDYQDRRRLARLKKKFQVIPGGKDDDSKPTLH; encoded by the coding sequence ATGCAATATCGCACACAACAATTTAGCTTCGGTGGCGGCGAGCTGACGCCGGCAGTCAAGTTCTTGTTGATCGCCAATGTTGCGGTGTTTGTCGCGCAACTGGTGTTGCCCGACTGGGTGATTTCGCTATTTGGCCTGGTGCCGGCGTTGGTTTGGGACAGGGCTTATCTGTGGCAATTGTTTACCTATCAGTTCTTCCACGGCGGGCTGTCCCACATTCTGTTCAACATGCTGGCGCTCTGGATGTTCGGCGGGACTTTGGAAAATCGCTGGGGCAGCGAGTTTTTTCTCAAATATTATTTCGTCTCGGTGTTGGGCGGTGGCATTTTGAATACACTGCTTTTGCCGGGCCAAGTGGCGCCGAGCATCGGCGCGTCGGCGGGCATCTATGGCCTGCTCATGGCTTTTGCGCTGATCTACCCCAATCAGATTATCTATTTTTATTTCTTGTTCCCGATGAAGATGAAGCACTTCGTTTGTATCATCGGCGGCATTGCGCTCTATTCAGCCATTAGCTCGGGCCAGAGCGGCATCGCTCACTTGGCGCATCTGGGCGGCATGGCGTTCGGCTATCTCTATCTGCGCGGCGGCAAAGGCTTCAACATCAGTGAAAAGATCAAAGACTATCAAGATCGTCGACGCCTGGCGCGGCTCAAGAAGAAATTTCAAGTCATCCCCGGCGGCAAGGACGACGACTCCAAGCCGACGCTTCACTAG
- a CDS encoding GNAT family N-acetyltransferase, with protein MTNTDISLRLARQADAATIAAMSRDLIEYGLDWRWRSPRVSASIHAKNVNVLVACAEEKIIGFAIMRYGANDAHLDLLAVKPEFQRTGIGGQLLQWLEKCALVAGTFNIELEVRTDNIAAQSFYERLGYRPLTKLPGYYQGKESALRMGRDLASRANFAGRTTTNR; from the coding sequence ATGACAAACACAGACATCTCTCTTCGCCTGGCGCGCCAAGCGGACGCCGCAACCATCGCCGCCATGTCGCGCGATTTGATCGAGTACGGCCTCGATTGGCGCTGGCGTTCGCCGCGCGTCTCCGCCAGCATTCACGCCAAGAACGTCAACGTGTTGGTCGCTTGCGCCGAGGAAAAGATCATCGGCTTTGCCATCATGCGCTACGGCGCCAACGATGCCCACTTAGACCTGCTCGCCGTCAAACCGGAGTTTCAGCGCACTGGCATCGGCGGTCAGCTATTACAATGGTTAGAAAAATGCGCTCTGGTGGCAGGCACGTTTAATATCGAGTTGGAGGTGCGCACCGACAACATCGCTGCGCAGAGTTTTTATGAACGGTTAGGATATCGCCCACTGACCAAGCTACCCGGTTATTATCAAGGCAAAGAAAGCGCTCTGCGCATGGGTCGCGACCTGGCAAGCAGGGCCAATTTCGCGGGGCGCACAACTACAAATCGATAG
- a CDS encoding amidohydrolase family protein, translated as MRLKRGISMANTSADLVFKNGLVVTPSSTIEGGVAVVGGKIAAVGADAFLPPAERVIDLNGKHLIPGVIDPECHLGSHRPLADDFQSETRAAAAAGVTSWGMMLLSVMMTGGADKIKGPGDIPSFTKALPYYYEASGSAAIDFFLSPIISTDEQVAEIPCLAKEHGMSSFKLHLQMQGPWKPSWPGYAFDDGSIFSVFQHVAKLGAPAIALLHCENWEIAQLLQKQLIAAGRTEMGAWDDRSPAFTEAGHARTYLYYANVARCPVYVVHCTCVETVAEIEKARAEGLTVYSQIGSHYLVLHKDAWKINVPLRDRSTHDALWRALASGSIDCTGSDHVAHTRTRESMTTDSVFTTISGFPSRVEGMLPMLLSEGVNKGRLTMERLVQVSSENTARVFGLYPKKGAIIPGADADLVVVDLKRRATITKQLLHTITPWSVYEGWDVTGWPVMTVVRGHVVSEWPDGAARANVTKESIGQYLKRRVPGAV; from the coding sequence ATGCGACTCAAGAGAGGAATATCCATGGCCAACACCAGCGCCGATTTGGTTTTCAAAAACGGTCTTGTCGTCACGCCTTCGAGCACTATCGAAGGCGGCGTCGCCGTTGTCGGCGGCAAGATCGCTGCCGTGGGTGCCGACGCTTTTCTGCCACCGGCCGAGCGCGTGATCGATCTCAACGGCAAGCATCTGATCCCCGGCGTGATCGATCCCGAGTGTCATCTGGGCAGCCACCGGCCCCTGGCTGATGATTTTCAGAGTGAGACGCGTGCTGCCGCCGCGGCGGGTGTGACGAGCTGGGGGATGATGCTGCTCAGCGTCATGATGACCGGCGGTGCCGACAAGATAAAAGGTCCGGGGGACATTCCGAGCTTCACCAAGGCGCTGCCGTATTATTATGAAGCGTCGGGCAGCGCCGCCATCGATTTTTTTCTCAGTCCGATCATCAGCACCGACGAGCAGGTCGCGGAAATTCCTTGCCTCGCCAAAGAGCACGGCATGAGCTCATTCAAACTGCATTTGCAGATGCAAGGTCCTTGGAAGCCATCGTGGCCGGGTTATGCGTTTGACGACGGCAGTATTTTCTCGGTCTTTCAACACGTCGCCAAATTGGGCGCGCCGGCGATTGCGCTTTTGCATTGTGAAAATTGGGAGATAGCTCAGCTTTTACAGAAACAATTGATCGCCGCCGGCCGTACCGAAATGGGCGCCTGGGACGATCGCTCGCCGGCGTTTACCGAAGCGGGGCACGCGCGGACTTATCTATACTATGCAAACGTCGCGCGCTGCCCAGTTTATGTCGTTCACTGCACCTGTGTGGAAACAGTCGCAGAAATCGAAAAAGCCCGGGCCGAAGGCTTGACGGTTTACAGCCAGATCGGCAGCCACTATCTGGTGCTGCACAAAGACGCCTGGAAGATCAACGTGCCGCTGCGCGATCGTTCGACGCATGACGCGCTCTGGCGCGCGCTCGCGTCCGGCTCCATCGATTGCACCGGCAGCGATCACGTGGCGCATACGCGCACGCGCGAGTCGATGACGACCGACAGCGTTTTCACGACGATCAGCGGCTTTCCATCACGCGTGGAAGGCATGCTGCCAATGTTGTTGAGCGAGGGTGTCAACAAAGGGCGCTTAACGATGGAACGATTGGTGCAAGTGTCGAGCGAAAATACCGCGCGCGTATTTGGCTTGTATCCGAAGAAAGGTGCGATCATTCCCGGCGCCGATGCCGATCTTGTTGTCGTCGATCTCAAGCGGCGCGCAACGATCACCAAGCAATTGCTACACACGATTACACCCTGGTCGGTTTACGAGGGTTGGGATGTGACCGGTTGGCCGGTGATGACGGTGGTCCGCGGCCATGTCGTATCGGAATGGCCGGACGGTGCGGCGCGCGCCAACGTGACTAAGGAATCCATCGGGCAGTATCTCAAGCGGCGAGTGCCTGGCGCGGTTTAA